One region of Elstera cyanobacteriorum genomic DNA includes:
- a CDS encoding NnrS family protein has translation MRTPFWLSSGFRPFFPLGALCIAVSILIWVPLYLGLVVLPTAFSPRDWHIHMLLFGGIGAIIAGFLLTAVANWTSRPSIGGWRLAAVVVVWAAGRAAISVSAGLNPWMVAAIDLAFYALLAALILAELLAAKNNRNIKIVAILILLLLADAAFHVEIAYHGSAQVAWRAGLGLVILLNLIIGGRIIPTFTRNWLTARWDTRLPALFNRLDAAVLVLSAVALIAWAAAPDASLTAVPLALAGGGNFLRMARWRGLATWSEPLLLVLHLAWGAFAAGFWMTAAASLGWVDLAASPHLWTAGAIGLMTIAVMIRATKGHSGLPLKADWGDIAICTLITIGTLARLLMPILPERIATVMGFAALSWAGGYIIYFFKYNRLLLRK, from the coding sequence ATGCGCACACCTTTTTGGCTTTCTTCCGGCTTTCGACCATTTTTCCCGCTGGGGGCGCTCTGTATCGCTGTGTCGATCCTGATATGGGTGCCGCTCTATCTGGGGCTGGTTGTTCTGCCAACGGCCTTTTCCCCGCGCGACTGGCATATTCATATGCTGCTCTTCGGTGGGATTGGGGCCATTATTGCCGGCTTTCTGCTGACGGCCGTCGCCAATTGGACGAGCCGCCCGTCCATCGGGGGTTGGCGGTTGGCCGCGGTAGTGGTGGTTTGGGCGGCAGGACGCGCGGCAATCAGTGTTTCGGCGGGTCTCAATCCTTGGATGGTCGCTGCAATCGACCTGGCTTTCTATGCGCTTCTCGCCGCCTTAATCTTGGCTGAATTATTGGCCGCAAAGAATAACCGCAATATAAAGATTGTTGCGATTTTGATTCTGCTGTTGCTGGCCGATGCGGCGTTTCATGTGGAGATCGCCTATCACGGTAGTGCGCAGGTAGCTTGGCGGGCGGGGCTCGGGTTAGTCATTTTGCTCAATCTTATAATTGGCGGACGGATCATTCCGACCTTTACCCGCAACTGGCTGACCGCACGGTGGGACACTCGATTGCCGGCGCTGTTCAATCGGCTTGATGCGGCGGTATTGGTGCTCAGCGCGGTTGCCCTGATCGCCTGGGCTGCTGCGCCGGATGCGTCCTTAACAGCTGTGCCCTTGGCGCTGGCTGGCGGGGGTAATTTTCTTCGCATGGCCCGCTGGCGTGGACTGGCCACTTGGTCAGAGCCACTGCTGCTTGTTCTGCACTTGGCCTGGGGTGCCTTTGCTGCTGGGTTCTGGATGACCGCCGCGGCCAGTCTGGGTTGGGTCGATCTGGCGGCATCACCGCACCTATGGACCGCAGGAGCTATTGGTCTGATGACCATAGCCGTGATGATTCGCGCTACAAAAGGCCATTCTGGCCTGCCCCTAAAGGCCGATTGGGGTGATATCGCAATTTGCACCCTGATTACTATCGGAACGCTCGCGCGATTGCTGATGCCGATATTGCCGGAGAGGATAGCAACAGTGATGGGGTTCGCGGCACTGTCTTGGGCGGGTGGTTATATTATTTATTTTTTTAAGTATAATCGTCTTTTGCTTAGAAAGTAA
- the mobA gene encoding molybdenum cofactor guanylyltransferase, whose translation MSSFMSVMTPQSRWGVAILAGGQGVRMGGRKPECIDAGQRLIDRALGQAHRWAPNICLSLRSPDQIPELPGDITVVLDPPGDVGPAAGLIAALTWAQSQNLAGLLTIPCDMPDLHYGIWERLLTEVEIASISGNTALCFMPVDTRGFCPILTLWRTEALPGIREAVAGGRHALKHVISELGGRRVSVPDGWFGRNINTPDDLRSSLAI comes from the coding sequence ATGTCGAGTTTTATGTCTGTAATGACCCCGCAATCTAGGTGGGGAGTTGCCATTTTGGCAGGCGGGCAGGGGGTGCGTATGGGAGGCCGAAAGCCCGAGTGCATAGATGCCGGTCAACGCTTGATTGACAGGGCGCTCGGTCAAGCTCACCGCTGGGCTCCAAATATCTGCTTGTCGTTGCGATCACCAGATCAGATTCCAGAACTGCCCGGTGATATTACTGTAGTACTCGATCCGCCCGGAGACGTAGGACCGGCAGCTGGTCTGATTGCGGCACTGACTTGGGCTCAGTCTCAGAACCTCGCCGGTTTACTAACGATTCCCTGTGATATGCCGGATCTGCATTATGGAATTTGGGAGCGGCTGCTTACCGAAGTGGAGATTGCGTCTATTTCCGGAAATACAGCTCTATGCTTCATGCCGGTGGATACGAGGGGCTTCTGTCCTATCCTCACGCTCTGGCGAACCGAAGCTTTGCCCGGTATCAGGGAAGCTGTCGCGGGCGGGCGTCACGCCCTAAAGCATGTGATTTCCGAGCTTGGCGGACGTCGGGTGTCCGTTCCTGACGGATGGTTCGGGCGCAATATCAACACACCGGATGATTTACGCTCTAGCCTAGCGATTTAG
- a CDS encoding tyrosine-type recombinase/integrase, giving the protein MKADLLQPDPRQWISSSVIASVEDEYVAQLRAGGYHSNTVRVYLACVAHFAKWVTEAGLGLMLINEAAQQQFLDQHLPSCTCRPPVRKLRHELRVAIRHLLGVLRAQGQIPLAEQKDHVSCELAYFDRHMRDVGGLADTTRQQRIQIVRRLLIEQFGDGEIVPEKLDPDHIRHFVLGQGRGWSAGAVRVAGGTVGCYLKFRNMLGDDVGKLLRAIPRAAHWRLAALPDVLSSAQIDAVLASFDDRLPSRRRAYAMVRCVADLGLRCSEVVKLRIEDIDWRNGIIRIARTKTHFTDSLPLPTATGTAIADYLRHERPQTKSRAIFVRHVAPYDVPIKEGVAKHAVIAAFARCGWHRTDPHVLRHSVASRLLRDGTPMKHIADILRHRSLDTSKIYTKIDLRRLSAVAMPWPGRA; this is encoded by the coding sequence ATGAAGGCAGATCTTTTGCAGCCCGATCCACGCCAGTGGATATCGAGCAGCGTCATCGCATCAGTCGAAGATGAGTATGTCGCCCAGCTTCGAGCAGGCGGATATCATTCCAACACCGTGCGCGTGTATTTGGCCTGTGTCGCCCACTTCGCGAAGTGGGTTACCGAAGCGGGCTTGGGCCTCATGCTGATCAATGAAGCTGCGCAGCAGCAGTTTCTCGACCAGCATTTGCCGTCTTGCACGTGCCGCCCGCCAGTTCGCAAACTGCGTCACGAGTTGCGCGTCGCCATTCGTCATCTCTTGGGTGTACTTCGCGCTCAGGGCCAGATTCCGCTTGCGGAGCAGAAGGATCACGTCAGCTGTGAGCTGGCATATTTCGATCGGCACATGCGCGATGTCGGCGGTCTGGCGGACACGACACGGCAGCAGCGGATCCAGATCGTTCGCCGATTGCTTATTGAGCAGTTTGGCGACGGCGAGATTGTCCCTGAGAAGCTCGATCCCGACCACATTCGACACTTTGTCCTGGGCCAAGGCCGCGGTTGGAGCGCCGGGGCTGTGCGCGTCGCTGGTGGAACCGTTGGCTGCTATTTGAAGTTCCGCAATATGTTGGGTGACGATGTCGGCAAGCTCCTGCGGGCAATCCCGCGCGCGGCGCATTGGCGCTTGGCTGCTTTACCTGATGTTTTATCATCGGCTCAGATTGACGCCGTTCTCGCCTCATTCGACGATCGGCTGCCGTCCCGACGACGCGCTTACGCCATGGTGAGGTGCGTCGCGGATCTTGGGCTCAGGTGCTCTGAAGTCGTCAAACTGCGGATCGAGGATATCGACTGGCGGAACGGGATCATTCGCATTGCCAGAACCAAGACGCATTTCACCGATAGTCTTCCATTGCCGACCGCCACCGGCACCGCGATTGCAGATTATCTGCGTCACGAACGGCCCCAGACCAAGAGTCGCGCGATCTTCGTGCGCCATGTCGCGCCGTACGACGTTCCCATCAAGGAAGGAGTTGCGAAGCATGCGGTGATCGCCGCCTTTGCTCGATGTGGGTGGCATCGAACCGATCCGCACGTGCTTCGCCACAGCGTCGCAAGTCGGCTGCTCCGCGATGGTACCCCCATGAAGCATATTGCCGATATCCTGCGGCACCGCAGCCTCGATACGTCGAAGATCTACACCAAGATCGATCTCCGTCGGCTGTCTGCCGTGGCGATGCCCTGGCCAGGGAGGGCGTGA
- a CDS encoding tyrosine-type recombinase/integrase produces MTGAIMVAHVEAFLVERQALGFRTNGPNASQLRSFARFYDGSGHTGSLTTNLVIEWAKGHARTDGPRAWARRLDSLRPFATYLLREDPATEFPQNQIFGKSHRRVTPHIYTEEEVVTLLAAARHLEPMGGLRPAAYEAFYGLIAATGLRVSEAIKLRCADVDLGSRCLTVRMTKFRKSRHVPFHSTVASALTDYLAVRDRFLPRAADEPFFVSTPGRSLKSRAVHWTFQRLRSKAGIVARGAHPEVRIHDFRHTFICRRIQRWQADGADIDNAIAALSTYVGHAKISDTYWYLTGIPDLMAIAGNRFEEFVCREIGNG; encoded by the coding sequence ATGACAGGCGCGATCATGGTAGCACACGTCGAGGCGTTCCTTGTTGAACGTCAGGCCTTGGGATTTCGCACGAATGGGCCGAACGCGAGCCAATTGCGGTCCTTTGCCCGATTCTATGACGGCTCTGGTCATACCGGTTCCCTGACAACGAACCTCGTGATCGAGTGGGCCAAAGGACACGCTCGTACCGATGGACCACGCGCATGGGCGCGGCGGCTCGATAGCCTTCGGCCGTTCGCCACCTATCTGTTGCGTGAAGATCCAGCCACGGAGTTCCCGCAGAACCAGATTTTCGGCAAATCTCACCGCCGGGTCACACCACATATCTACACCGAGGAAGAGGTGGTGACGTTGCTGGCAGCGGCACGGCATCTCGAACCCATGGGCGGCCTGCGACCCGCCGCATACGAGGCCTTCTACGGTTTGATCGCCGCGACCGGCTTGCGCGTTTCCGAGGCGATCAAATTGCGCTGCGCCGATGTAGACCTTGGTAGCCGATGTTTGACGGTTCGGATGACCAAGTTCCGAAAGTCGAGGCACGTGCCGTTTCATTCGACCGTCGCCAGCGCTCTCACCGACTATCTGGCCGTTCGGGACCGCTTCCTCCCGCGCGCAGCCGACGAACCATTCTTCGTTTCGACACCTGGGCGATCGCTAAAATCACGTGCCGTGCATTGGACCTTTCAGAGGCTTCGCAGCAAAGCCGGAATCGTCGCGCGCGGTGCTCATCCTGAAGTCCGCATCCACGATTTCCGCCACACATTTATCTGTCGACGTATCCAGAGGTGGCAGGCCGATGGCGCCGATATCGATAATGCAATCGCCGCGCTCTCCACCTACGTCGGCCATGCGAAGATATCGGATACCTATTGGTATTTGACCGGCATTCCGGACCTGATGGCTATCGCCGGGAATCGTTTCGAAGAATTTGTATGCAGGGAAATCGGCAATGGCTGA
- a CDS encoding site-specific integrase, whose translation MAEPAPPTFPTLVQRFFMDHLREQRAVSSQTIAAYRDTLRLLLTYVAAALRRTPGAITLPDLDAPMLLAFLDHLEKERGNSVRSRNARLAAIRTFLKFASHHDLSALATIERALAIPLKRFDRPMVGFLSRLEIGAIIEAPDQTSWAGQRDRAFFSMMYNTGARVSEMTGIRCRDVVLEGQPAVHLSGKGRKERSVPLWRATAALIKSWRRRIGDPTGDAILFPNRSGGRMSRSNVTQRLDLAVAIAGLKNPGLLERPITPHTVRHTTAMHLLQSGVDITVIALWLGHEDTATTHMYVEADIAMKEQALMKLQPSTAAPGRFRASDTLLSFLQSL comes from the coding sequence ATGGCTGAACCCGCTCCTCCCACCTTCCCAACGCTCGTGCAACGCTTCTTCATGGATCATCTCCGGGAGCAACGCGCGGTCAGTAGCCAGACCATCGCGGCCTATCGGGATACCTTGCGCCTGCTTCTCACCTATGTTGCTGCAGCACTGCGCCGAACGCCCGGCGCAATCACATTGCCTGATCTCGACGCGCCAATGCTGCTGGCCTTCCTTGACCACCTGGAGAAGGAGCGTGGCAACAGCGTGCGCAGTCGCAACGCACGCTTGGCCGCGATCAGGACGTTCCTGAAGTTTGCGTCGCACCATGACCTTTCCGCCCTGGCCACGATTGAACGGGCGTTGGCGATTCCGCTCAAGCGGTTCGATCGGCCAATGGTCGGCTTTCTGTCTCGTCTCGAGATCGGCGCCATCATCGAAGCCCCTGATCAGACCAGTTGGGCCGGACAACGCGACCGGGCATTTTTCAGCATGATGTATAATACCGGCGCCCGGGTTTCCGAGATGACTGGCATCCGGTGTCGAGATGTTGTGCTTGAAGGCCAACCCGCCGTTCATCTAAGCGGCAAGGGTCGCAAAGAACGAAGTGTGCCGCTCTGGCGAGCGACCGCCGCACTCATCAAGTCCTGGCGCCGCCGGATCGGAGATCCGACAGGCGATGCCATTCTTTTCCCAAATCGCAGTGGTGGACGAATGTCCCGCTCCAACGTCACGCAGCGGCTAGACCTTGCGGTAGCCATTGCTGGCCTCAAAAACCCGGGCCTCCTTGAGCGCCCGATCACCCCCCATACCGTGCGGCACACGACAGCCATGCACCTGTTGCAATCAGGCGTCGACATTACCGTGATTGCCCTGTGGCTCGGGCACGAGGACACCGCAACGACGCATATGTACGTGGAAGCCGATATCGCGATGAAGGAGCAGGCACTGATGAAGCTCCAACCAAGCACCGCCGCGCCCGGAAGGTTTAGGGCCTCCGACACCTTGCTGAGCTTCTTGCAGTCCCTGTGA
- the tnpB gene encoding IS66 family insertion sequence element accessory protein TnpB (TnpB, as the term is used for proteins encoded by IS66 family insertion elements, is considered an accessory protein, since TnpC, encoded by a neighboring gene, is a DDE family transposase.) translates to MIFPSNRVRILIAAKPVDFRKGLDGLTALVKSELQRDPYTGTVFVFRSRRADRLKLLYWDGSGLVLTYKRLEAQRFVWPKLQSGTLALNPAQFEALFAGLDWQKVRAVSVRPPQAIA, encoded by the coding sequence ATGATCTTCCCATCGAACCGGGTGCGGATTTTGATTGCGGCAAAGCCGGTCGATTTCCGCAAGGGGCTGGATGGGCTAACCGCCCTGGTAAAAAGCGAATTGCAGCGCGATCCCTATACCGGCACGGTTTTCGTCTTCCGGTCGCGCCGCGCCGACCGGCTGAAGCTGCTCTATTGGGACGGCAGTGGTTTGGTGCTGACCTATAAGCGGTTGGAGGCGCAACGCTTTGTTTGGCCCAAGCTGCAGAGCGGCACGTTGGCGCTGAACCCGGCCCAGTTCGAAGCCCTATTTGCCGGGCTCGACTGGCAGAAAGTCCGCGCCGTGAGCGTGCGTCCCCCGCAGGCGATTGCGTGA
- the tnpA gene encoding IS66-like element accessory protein TnpA, which yields MGVPLEVRTESALLGEVLRRGSGHRRWPDDVKGRIVAETLVPGVLVREVAARYGLKPNHISEWRARARRGLLAVPELSGAAFVPVVMTPPPEVPEPAASGASIEIVVGDVTVRVENTASVERVAALVAALRRRA from the coding sequence ATGGGAGTCCCTTTGGAGGTCCGAACCGAGTCAGCTTTGCTGGGTGAGGTTTTAAGACGTGGGTCGGGTCATCGGCGTTGGCCGGATGATGTGAAGGGGCGGATTGTTGCGGAGACGCTGGTTCCGGGGGTTTTGGTGCGGGAGGTGGCGGCGCGGTATGGGCTGAAGCCGAACCATATTTCGGAATGGCGGGCGCGGGCTCGGCGGGGTTTGCTGGCGGTGCCGGAGTTGAGCGGGGCTGCTTTTGTACCGGTGGTGATGACCCCGCCGCCGGAGGTGCCGGAACCCGCTGCAAGCGGAGCATCGATTGAGATTGTCGTGGGCGACGTCACGGTTCGGGTCGAGAACACGGCATCCGTGGAACGGGTTGCCGCGCTGGTCGCGGCCCTAAGGCGGCGTGCATGA
- a CDS encoding nucleotidyltransferase substrate binding protein, whose translation MTTPEKPRWLYRLENFGRAFSLLREAMEIMDSRPLTQLEKEGVIQRFEFTWELAWKLLKDYLEASGVALETITPAAVIRAGFAAKIIQEGDIWMQALDARNKMSHTYNFKIFEKIIEDIRAQYFARLEELYTVMIERAVTEGGQYD comes from the coding sequence ATGACAACCCCGGAAAAACCCCGTTGGCTTTACCGTCTTGAGAACTTTGGGCGGGCTTTCAGCTTGTTGCGGGAAGCTATGGAGATCATGGACAGTCGCCCGCTCACCCAACTCGAAAAAGAAGGCGTGATCCAGCGGTTCGAGTTCACCTGGGAACTGGCTTGGAAGCTGCTGAAAGATTACCTCGAAGCCAGCGGCGTCGCGCTCGAGACGATTACCCCGGCGGCCGTTATCCGGGCCGGGTTCGCAGCGAAGATCATTCAGGAAGGCGATATCTGGATGCAGGCGCTCGATGCGCGTAACAAAATGTCCCATACCTATAATTTTAAAATCTTCGAGAAAATCATTGAGGATATCCGCGCGCAGTATTTTGCGCGGCTGGAAGAGCTTTATACGGTCATGATCGAACGGGCCGTAACGGAGGGAGGCCAGTATGATTAA
- a CDS encoding nucleotidyltransferase domain-containing protein gives MINHGLTPSHITIIADVLAPFALQIERVGLFGSRATGTQKPGSDIDLVLYGPLTEAMVDRLWTRFTESLLPVSVDVVAYALIQWPALQRHIDSTMLPLLSQQDLIRLGQKAA, from the coding sequence ATGATTAATCACGGTTTGACCCCATCCCATATCACGATCATTGCCGACGTCCTGGCTCCTTTCGCGCTCCAGATTGAAAGGGTCGGGCTGTTCGGTTCCCGCGCGACCGGCACGCAAAAGCCGGGATCGGATATCGATCTGGTGCTTTATGGTCCGCTGACCGAAGCAATGGTTGATCGGCTATGGACGCGCTTTACCGAAAGCCTGCTACCGGTCTCGGTCGATGTCGTTGCCTATGCGTTGATCCAATGGCCAGCGCTGCAGCGGCATATCGATAGCACCATGCTGCCGTTACTTTCTCAGCAAGATTTGATCCGTTTGGGTCAAAAGGCCGCTTAA
- a CDS encoding YagK/YfjJ domain-containing protein → MYEYRTDILAKIQERLIHMIQHHSKVLVVRFDVRFPENAPLPQRNDAISALMKHLKDWFSLNSIEAHYLWVREQNLSETPHYHVAFLINGNRCQTGTGLLQSASQAWSVILNYPWPQGLVHYCDLDGGRAWIMLCRPSAQSKGAEQAAFGFQVQAVFERLAYLAKTYSKDLAPYRVRDFGTSLLRVETPVPMVIPTLYPGAQTAV, encoded by the coding sequence ATGTACGAGTATCGCACCGATATCCTGGCCAAGATCCAGGAGCGGCTAATTCATATGATCCAGCACCACTCAAAAGTGCTGGTGGTTCGCTTTGATGTCCGCTTTCCGGAGAATGCCCCGCTTCCCCAGCGGAACGACGCCATCTCCGCGCTGATGAAACATCTGAAAGACTGGTTCTCCCTGAACAGCATTGAAGCCCATTACCTGTGGGTTCGGGAGCAGAACCTCAGCGAGACGCCGCATTATCACGTGGCCTTCCTGATCAACGGAAACCGCTGCCAGACGGGAACCGGTTTGCTTCAGTCGGCATCACAGGCTTGGTCGGTGATTCTGAACTACCCCTGGCCACAAGGTCTGGTCCATTACTGCGATCTCGATGGCGGTCGGGCCTGGATTATGCTGTGCCGCCCCTCGGCCCAGTCCAAGGGTGCCGAACAGGCTGCGTTTGGATTTCAGGTTCAAGCCGTCTTCGAACGCCTCGCCTATCTCGCCAAGACCTATAGTAAGGATTTGGCCCCCTACCGCGTTCGGGATTTTGGAACCTCGCTTTTGCGGGTGGAAACCCCCGTGCCTATGGTGATCCCGACACTTTATCCAGGGGCGCAAACCGCTGTCTGA
- a CDS encoding cobaltochelatase CobT-related protein — protein MVPSPALLSCLPLLAASLGHRHGVTVEIGGPRAYTDGRVIRLPDLPTSGDPRFLGLVRGYIDHEAAHIRFTDFDLLRREQPDVLEKYVWNILEDWRIEDRLAKLYPGCGENFRALIQELFLDAPRPKLPKTQWFLDWLLLTVRSWRLPALAGRVRRRAGEVERVIPGLLDRVTPILERMRQHCPDSAACLAYAREIIALWMNTPPDDPNADPQPLRGSDEADLPEDIAAILRRCLRASSKEPIKSRTSVAVMGDKPVQSLTDQQLADSRRLTSGLKARLTGLLQASILKRVARSRRGKLDPKLLASLATGSPRIFRQGQPKPGLNTAVHLLLDTSGSMRERISLAGHLAHAVAEALYGVGLPLAVTAFPGRPQLGTATYVPLLDYGDRPHARFLPDASGDTPLTQVLWAVLQQISRRPEPRQILLLLTDGEPDDPETAKDVLTTAARLGIEVYALGIKAPSITSLLPITSQNIDTLDALPEALFQMLQRALIRRK, from the coding sequence ATGGTTCCCTCCCCGGCTCTTCTCTCCTGCCTGCCCCTACTCGCCGCCAGCCTCGGCCATCGCCACGGCGTGACAGTCGAGATCGGCGGGCCGCGCGCCTATACCGATGGGCGGGTGATCCGCCTGCCGGATTTACCAACCTCGGGCGACCCGCGCTTCCTCGGGCTGGTGCGCGGTTATATCGACCATGAGGCCGCCCATATCCGCTTCACCGACTTCGACCTCCTCCGCCGAGAACAGCCGGACGTGCTGGAAAAATACGTCTGGAATATCCTCGAAGATTGGCGGATCGAGGATCGGCTCGCCAAACTCTATCCGGGCTGCGGCGAGAACTTCCGGGCCTTGATCCAGGAACTCTTCCTGGACGCGCCGCGCCCGAAGCTGCCGAAAACCCAATGGTTCCTCGACTGGCTGTTGCTCACAGTCCGATCGTGGCGCCTTCCGGCCCTGGCCGGGCGCGTCCGGCGGCGGGCCGGGGAGGTCGAACGGGTGATCCCCGGCCTTCTTGATCGCGTTACCCCGATCTTGGAGCGGATGCGCCAGCACTGCCCCGACAGTGCCGCCTGTCTAGCCTATGCGCGGGAGATCATCGCCCTGTGGATGAACACCCCGCCCGACGATCCTAACGCCGACCCCCAGCCCTTACGCGGCAGCGATGAGGCGGATCTGCCCGAGGATATCGCCGCCATCCTGCGCCGCTGCTTGCGGGCCTCCTCGAAAGAGCCGATCAAAAGCCGGACCAGTGTGGCGGTGATGGGCGACAAACCGGTGCAATCGCTCACCGACCAGCAGCTTGCCGACAGCCGCCGCCTAACCAGCGGTTTAAAAGCCCGGCTAACAGGGCTGCTGCAGGCGAGCATTCTGAAGCGGGTGGCACGCAGCCGCCGGGGAAAGCTCGACCCCAAGCTGCTCGCCAGCCTCGCTACCGGCTCGCCCCGCATCTTCCGACAGGGGCAGCCGAAGCCGGGGCTGAACACGGCGGTGCATCTGCTGCTCGATACCTCGGGTTCGATGCGGGAGCGGATCAGCTTGGCCGGGCATCTCGCCCATGCCGTCGCCGAGGCCCTGTACGGCGTCGGCCTGCCGCTCGCCGTTACCGCCTTCCCCGGCCGCCCCCAGCTCGGCACCGCCACCTATGTGCCGCTACTGGACTATGGCGACCGACCGCACGCCCGCTTCCTGCCCGACGCGAGCGGCGATACACCCCTAACCCAGGTGCTCTGGGCCGTGCTGCAACAGATCAGCCGCCGCCCCGAGCCGCGCCAGATCCTGCTGCTGCTCACCGACGGCGAACCGGACGATCCGGAAACCGCCAAAGACGTCCTCACCACCGCCGCGCGCCTGGGGATCGAGGTTTATGCCCTCGGCATCAAGGCCCCCAGCATCACCAGCCTACTGCCGATCACCTCCCAGAACATCGACACCCTCGACGCCCTGCCGGAAGCCTTGTTCCAGATGCTTCAGCGGGCGCTCATCCGGAGAAAATGA
- a CDS encoding DUF3150 domain-containing protein: MTDITVLKHLTALRLEVTIWSARRKLTAADLCAPNLPPETVASLGSKKVCNPEDLRVFGALKSRAVALLDRHGVRFLGGWALPERAIDPVNAGLDAIGAEFVQAKAEFLARYDAAVADWIRDNPGWEALLANAAVSADVVRSRLGFAWQMFRLQPPKGREASKPLTEAVEELGGTLFGEVAKVAEEAWQKSFLGKTEVSLKAAWPLKGLRQKLAGLSCLEPRVTPLVDLIDTGLAALPEKGPLTGGSLLGLQGLVCLLRDPAAMREHGQKILDGMGLDAALQALVALPPPPVQPLLLPEETPDTPESPDAGGQALDSLGLW, translated from the coding sequence ATGACGGACATTACCGTTCTCAAACACCTCACGGCCCTGCGGCTGGAGGTCACGATCTGGTCGGCGCGGCGCAAGCTGACCGCCGCCGATCTCTGTGCGCCGAATTTACCGCCGGAGACGGTGGCGTCGCTCGGCAGTAAGAAGGTTTGTAATCCCGAAGACCTGCGGGTGTTCGGGGCGTTAAAGAGTCGGGCGGTGGCTTTGCTCGACCGGCATGGCGTGCGATTTCTCGGTGGCTGGGCCCTGCCGGAGCGGGCGATTGATCCGGTGAATGCTGGGCTCGACGCCATCGGGGCCGAGTTTGTGCAGGCGAAGGCGGAGTTTCTCGCCCGCTATGATGCGGCCGTGGCGGATTGGATTCGCGATAATCCAGGCTGGGAGGCGCTGCTGGCCAATGCGGCTGTCAGCGCCGATGTGGTGCGGTCGCGGTTGGGGTTTGCGTGGCAGATGTTCCGACTGCAGCCGCCGAAGGGGCGGGAGGCGAGTAAGCCGCTGACCGAGGCGGTCGAAGAGTTGGGCGGCACCCTGTTCGGTGAAGTGGCGAAAGTCGCCGAAGAGGCGTGGCAGAAGAGTTTTCTCGGTAAAACCGAGGTCTCGCTGAAGGCAGCCTGGCCATTGAAAGGCCTGCGGCAGAAGCTTGCGGGACTGTCGTGTCTGGAGCCAAGGGTGACGCCGCTGGTCGATCTGATCGATACCGGGCTTGCCGCTTTGCCGGAGAAAGGTCCGTTAACCGGCGGTAGCCTGCTGGGACTGCAAGGCCTCGTCTGCCTGCTGCGCGATCCGGCGGCGATGCGCGAGCACGGACAGAAGATCCTCGACGGCATGGGGCTGGACGCGGCCTTGCAGGCGCTGGTCGCTTTGCCCCCGCCGCCGGTGCAGCCGCTGCTGCTGCCGGAGGAGACACCGGACACGCCGGAAAGCCCGGATGCGGGCGGGCAAGCGCTCGACAGTCTCGGCCTGTGGTGA